The following coding sequences lie in one Babylonia areolata isolate BAREFJ2019XMU chromosome 7, ASM4173473v1, whole genome shotgun sequence genomic window:
- the LOC143284282 gene encoding cadherin-related tumor suppressor-like, translating to MLELRSCEVDIYLLDINDNGPVFVPAQLTAYVREGQPAGTHVITLSLNTSDPDLSPNQGPYSYRPLPGPAAQFFAIANDTGVVTTTRPIHRHLHELFHVPVIVYDQGGLGGQRMSSTLTFTVLVTDVNNAPPQPRPLTVRLAVLDGMTSRGVIADVRPLDVDEEGNYTCRIVSGDDDQSVFTIPEGCGLRLGAEPERESYALGVAGSDGSFDEVSYTVKVQVRRFGLPVLHNAVAVELARMPVAAFLNTKYVAFVSAVQSLFGQASQPFVISLREADSGLYVYLAVEEGEGVVPQTLLAQKLTGLQATLESRAGVDVQTAAVQLCASSSDPCLHGGNCSTRVTLTPGLVSHSGQHLVLTSATPGLGEACDCPPAYGGDRCQAAREPCGESFCSHGGTCRDGACACPEPWTGPYCQEDVDECRSQPCQSGGTCTNLEGSFACRCPPDFYGPLCQNRYHCVSHPCLHGATCRDDMDGFRCLCPYGYYGDVCQGSSLGFGEDSFVSLAPLADHSSLIVTGYLATVSSHALLLYEQVLLPGQDKGYLALHVLHGALTLTFRLGGEGQGVVRVQVNGTRVNTGHWYRLEAIVQSQKSSLVVQRCGDDGQGCEPCDPHNTACYSSVTFPSRPTAVEGVGLWVGGVEEVGVLLGHPGEVVSPGLEGCLHSLQVNGRALLHLPSARRHSNVTLTCPRRSAASPCRQVRVCGPPGAGVCVDRWAQPECRCTEEWSGQRCELKAQPVSLGSESRVTYTAREAYRRRQLLSMAAGTRRKRRSAPEDSSSLSLRVRASRVSGVLFSAHTADSMCVVWAEEGAVKLALSSGQPMMVVADLVDNAWHTLTLTTAASNLTLTLDNRPTLSQSRVFPALFPFHSLDIDRMDVGGATMLPNGRLFKGLEGCISEFRINGQKLPLNGTSERYTIRASGGVVRGCEAVCRHNPCGEGYSCRPNGELYNCSALALAAEQGGLQPGIIVVIALSVLLLIAIVIIFVLFQVRRGWFHRCLPAKQARESGGGGKNLSADKLTGGDSSSTTHSRSSPRYADNAQLEEMIIRNHIAEELAGQKTTSLSVRPDLIGSNLSELAPPPTTTTTTTAPATHFADGTMIIENVDHSRLGVGVGGAEGVPEHYDLENASSIAPSDSDVIQHYQRFRHSRDLKAHLHPHTHHSHHPHQHRDRHNSGQHVRDGTQPRQSPVSVTGSALSMPARPSPLPLSAQSARPASALTTAPYAARDVAPRGVSGSHVGGSRSQGSNSLGSHHSHTSSTSSSNNNPPPPPQPNGHAPRSHHHPHHPPSDSHALRYTRGLTVDEVNRLNARADLQNTASMLEAVSSSSEDHPHPHHPHPLHTGPTPEEPLDGHLLLDPPDSSDSDDSGANDSFTCSEFEYDNERGGRMETPKPVFSKLPEVAEDDVSGPPTPTDHQSNGGWAGGGPPWVEDRSGGCGALELDSVLNLGPHFHKLMGVFADIALLPDTARTLQGAASNDHEEYV from the exons ATGTTGGAGCTAC GGTCCTGCGAGGTGGACATCTACCTCCTGGACATCAACGACAACGGTCCGGTCTTCGTGCCGGCCCAGCTGACGGCCTACGTCAGAGAGGGTCAGCCGGCGGGCACGCACGTCATCACGCTGTCGCTGAACACGTCAGACCCGGACCTGAGCCCCAACCAGGGCCCCTACAGCTACCGGCCGCTGCCCGGCCCTGCCGCCCAGTTCTTCGCCATCGCCAACGACACGGGCGTGGTGACCACCACCCGCCCCATCCACCGACACCTGCACGAGCTCTTCCACGTGCCCGTCATCGTCTACGACCAGGGCGGCCTGGGCGGCCAGCGGATGTCGTCCACCCTCACCTTCACCGTCCTCGTCACCGACGTCAACAACGCCCcgccccagccccgccccctcaCCGTACGCCTGGCCGTTCTGGACGGCATGACGTCACGGGGGGTCATTGCCGACGTCCGGCCGCTGGACGTGGATGAGGAAGGCAACTACACGTGCCGCATCGTGTCCGGGGACGACGACCAGTCCGTGTTCACTATCCCGGAGGGGTGTGGCCTCAGGCTGGGGGCGGAGCCAGAGCGGGAGTCGTACGCGCTGGGCGTGGCCGGGTCTGACGGCAGCTTCGATGAGGTGAGCTACACAGTGAAGGTGCAGGTGCGGCGCTTCGGGCTGCCCGTGTTGCACAACGCGGTGGCCGTGGAGCTGGCCCGCATGCCGGTGGCGGCCTTCCTCAACACCAAGTACGTGGCCTTTGTCAGCGCCGTGCAGAGCCTGTTCGGACAGGCCAGCCAGCCCTTCGTCATCAGCCTGAGGGAAGCAGACTCCGGGCTGTACGTGTACCTGGCGGTGGAGGAGGGCGAGGGCGTGGTGCCCCAGACCCTGCTGGCCCAGAAGCTGACAGGACTGCAGGCCACGCTGGAGAGCCGTGCCGGGGTGGACGTGCAGACGGCGGCCGTGCAGCTGTGTGCCTCCTCCTCCGACCCCTGCCTGCACGGCGGGAACTGCAGCACGCGGGTGACCTTGACCCCCGGGCTGGTGTCGCACAGCGGGCAACACCTCGTGCTGACCTCGGCCACGCCGGGTTTGGGGGAGGCGTGCGACTGCCCTCCAGCCTACGGTGGGGACCGGTGCCAGGCGGCGCGCGAGCCGTGCGGGGAGAGCTTCTGCAGCCACGGGGGCACGTGCAGGGACGGCGCCTGCGCGTGCCCGGAGCCCTGGACGGGGCCGTACTGCCAGGAGGACGTGGATGAATGCCGGAGCCAGCCGTGTCAGTCTGGAGGCACGTGCACCAACCTGGAGGGCTCCTTCGCCTGCCGCTGCCCGCCCGACTTCTACGGCCCGCTGTGCCAGAACCGCTACCACTGCGTCAGCCACCCCTGCCTGCACGGCGCCACCTGCCGGGACGACATGGACGGCTTCCGGTGCCTGTGTCCTTACGGTTACTATGGCGACGTGTGCCAGGGGTCCAGCCTGGGGTTCGGGGAGGACTCCTTCGTGTCGCTGGCCCCCCTGGCGGACCACAGCTCGCTGATCGTCACGGGCTACCTGGCCACCGTGTCCAGCCACGCCCTGCTGCTCTATGAGCAGGTGCTCCTCCCGGGACAGGACAAGGGCTACCTGGCTCTGCACGTGCTGCACGGCGcgctgaccttgaccttcaggcTGGGGGGTGAGGGTCAGGGGGTGGTCCGCGTGCAGGTCAACGGCACCAGGGTCAACACGGGTCACTGGTACAGACTGGAGGCCATCGTGCAGtcacag aagtcGTCCCTGGTTGTCCAGAGGTGCGGGGATGACGGCCAGGGCTGTGAGCCCTGTGACCCGCACAACACGGCCTGCTACAGCAGCGTCACCTTCCCCTCCAG ACCGACggctgtggagggggtggggctgtgggtgggaggcgtggaggaggtgggggtgctgCTGGGACACCCCGGGGAGGTGGTCAGCCCGGGCCTGGAGGGCTGCCTCCACTCGCTGCAGGTCAACGGCCgcgccctcctccacctcccctccgccCGCCGCCACTCCAACGTCACCCTCACCTGCCCGCGCCGCTCGGCCGCCAGCCCGTGCCGCCAGGTTCGAGTCTGCGGGCCGCCCGGGGCCGGCGTGTGCGTGGACCGCTGGGCCCAGCCCGAGTGCCGCTGTACCGAGGAGTGGAGCGGGCAGCGATGCGAACTCA AAGCGCAGCCGGTCAGTTTGGGCAGCGAGTCCAGAGTGACCTACACCGCCAGGGAGGCCTACCGACGTCGGCAGCTGCTGAGCATGGCTGCAGGCACGCGGAGGAAGCGACGGTCGGCGCCGGAGGACAGTTCCAGCCTCTCACTGCGTGTCCGCGCCTCCCGCGTGTCGGGGGTTCTATTCTCTGCGCACACTGCTGacagcatgtgtgttgtgtgg GCGGAGGAAGGGGCGGTGAAGTTGGCGCTGTCGTCGGGGCAGCCCATGATGGTGGTGGCCGACCTGGTGGACAACGCCTggcacaccctcaccctcaccaccgccGCCTccaacctcaccctcaccctggACAACCGGCCCACGCTGTCCCAGTCCCGCGTCTTCCCCGCCCTGTTCCCGTTCCACTCGCTGGACATTGACCGCATGGATGTCGGCGGGGCCACCATGCTGCCCAACGGACGGCTCTTCAAAG gaTTGGAAGGCTGCATCAGCGAGTTCCGCATCAACGGGCAGAAGCTGCCCCTGAACGGCACCTCTGAGCGCTACACGATCCGGGCCAGTGGGGGGGTGGTGCGGGGTTGTGAGGCGGTTTGTCGTCACAACCCGTGCGGCGAGGGCTACAGCTGTCGGCCCAACGGGGAGCTCTACAACTGCAGCGCCCTGGCCCTGGCCGCGGAGCAGGGCGGTCTTCAGCCCGGAATCATCGTGGTCATCGCCCtgtccgtcctcctcctcatcgccatcgtcatcatcttcgtccTCTTCCAGGTCCGGCGGGGCTGGTTCCACCGCTGTCTGCCCGCCAAGCAGGCCCGGGAgagcggcggcggcggcaagAACCTGAGCGCCGACAAGCTGACTGGCGGCGACAGCAGCAGCACGACGCACAGCCGGAGCAGCCCTCGCTACGCGGACAACGCCCAGCTGGAGGAGATGATCATCCGGAACCACATCGCCGAGGAGCTGGCCGGCCAGAAGACCACCTCGCTGTCTGTGCGGCCAGACCTCATCGGTTCCAACCTGTCCGAGCTCGCTCCTcctccgacgacgacgacgacgacgacagcccCGGCCACGCACTTCGCCGACGGCACCATGATCATCGAGAACGTCGACCACagcaggctgggggtgggggtgggcggggcggaGGGCGTTCCTGAGCACTACGACCTGGAGAACGCCAGCTCCATCGCCCCGTCCGACTCTGACGTCATCCAGCACTACCAACGCTTCCGCCACAGCCGGGATCTGAAggctcacctccacccccacacccaccactcccaccacccccaccagcacCGTGACCGCCACAATTCCGGACAGCACGTGCGGGACGGCACTCAGCCCCGACAGAGTCCGGTGTCGGTGACGGGGTCCGCGCTGTCCATGCCCGCCAGGCCGTCCCCCCTGCCGCTGTCCGCGCAGTCCGCCCGGCCCGCCTCCGCCCTGACCACCGCGCCCTACGCGGCTCGTGACGTGGCTCCGCGGGGGGTGTCCGGCTCTCATGTGGGCGGCTCTCGCTCTCAGGGAAGCAACTCGCTGGGCAGTCACCACagccacacctcctccacctcctcctccaacaacaaccccccaccaccaccacagcccaaCGGCCACGCACCCCggagccaccaccacccccatcaccctccgTCAGACTCTCACGCACTGCGCTACACGCGGGGTTTGACGGTGGACGAAGTGAACCGCCTCAACGCCCGCGCCGACCTCCAGAACACGGCCAGCATGCTGGAGGCCGTGTCTTCGTCCAGCgaggaccacccccacccccaccacccccaccctctccacacggGGCCCACGCCGGAGGAACCGCTGGACGGACACCTGCTGCTGGACCCTCCAGACTCCAGCGACAGTGACGATAGTGGGGCCAACGACTCCTTCACGTGCTCCGAGTTCGAGTATGACAACGAGCGAGGTGGCCGGATGGAGACGCCCAAGCCCGTCTTCTCCAAGCTTCCAGAGGTGGCGGAGGATGACGTCAgcggtccccccacccccactgaccaCCAGTCCAACGGGGGCTGGGCTGGGGGCGGCCCCCCGTGGGTGGAGGACAGGTCAGGGGGGTGCGGGGCCCTGGAGCTGGACAGCGTGCTGAACCTGGGGCCTCACTTCCACAAACTGATGGGCGTGTTTGCCGACATCGCCCTGCTGCCGGACACGGCGCGGACCCTGCAGGGAGCCGCTTCTAACGACCACGAGGAGTATGTCTGA